A single Deltaproteobacteria bacterium DNA region contains:
- a CDS encoding MogA/MoaB family molybdenum cofactor biosynthesis protein: MIQTGILTISDKGSQGLRTDEGGPKIQTLLAADCYQVRITAVVPDEIPSIVETLVDWCDREKLDLILTTGGTGLSPRDITPEATGRVLHREIPGIAEAMRQEGLKHTPYSQLSRAKAGIRGQTLIINLPGSLKAIEEMLPVILPVIPHALEKIQGDPRDCGR, from the coding sequence TTGATCCAAACAGGCATCCTGACCATCAGCGACAAAGGCTCCCAGGGGTTGCGCACCGATGAGGGGGGACCGAAGATCCAGACCTTGCTGGCTGCCGATTGTTATCAGGTCCGGATCACGGCCGTGGTCCCAGATGAAATCCCTTCGATTGTCGAAACCCTGGTGGATTGGTGCGACCGGGAAAAACTGGACCTTATTTTGACCACCGGGGGCACAGGATTGAGCCCGAGAGATATCACCCCCGAGGCCACCGGCCGGGTCCTGCATCGTGAAATCCCGGGCATAGCCGAGGCCATGCGCCAGGAAGGTCTCAAGCACACCCCGTATTCCCAACTTTCCCGGGCCAAGGCCGGAATCAGAGGCCAGACCCTGATTATCAACCTTCCCGGCAGCCTTAAGGCTATCGAAGAGATGCTCCCCGTAATCCTGCCGGTCATTCCCCATGCCCTGGAAAAGATCCAAGGGGACCCGAGGGATTGCGGGCGGTAA